The following proteins are encoded in a genomic region of Terriglobales bacterium:
- a CDS encoding M13 family metallopeptidase, with translation MRLSKIFCLCILLCVFPLAVFAENPAAETSPQLPKLDRFDPQMVDTSVDPCTDFYQYACSKWMKANPIPPDQVSWGTASPLQLWNENVLRETLEKTSSNDPKRSPVEQKIGDYWYACMDEKGIEATGTKAIQPELERIAALKSKSQLAEAIAHLHLTIPGAEFPDDNQTDAAVLGFSGQTDYDDATRSVATFDQGGMGLPSRQFYLDKDAKSEEIRKKYLQHVSNMLVLGGEKPKQAAKDAATVLEIETAMATAAMDAVLRRDPKNVNNRMSLAQVQALAPSFEWKKYLTLVDAPSAPQYIVTSPDYFRGLEKLLQQRSLDDWKVYLRWQLLHGSARFLNKAFVDENFDFYSKTLFGAQQQQPRWRRCVRAADRDLGEALGQAYVDRAFGAESKERVLKLVNDIKAALHQDLLSQEWMSAATKQQAVTKLQAQLEKIGYPNQWRDYSSVQIGRNSYLQNVQQASAFEFRRWVNKIGQPVDRAEWGMTPPTINAYEDPQTNTINFPAGILQPPFFDKEQDDAVNYGAIGTIIGHESIHGFDDQGRKFDAQGNLHDWWTEQDAKEYDARGKCIADEYTQEIPEAGVKQNGLMTQGEDTADNGGIHLAFMALESALAREGKDLDAKSSDGWTPRQRFFLADANSWCANERPELMRTQVLTNPHSIAKYRINNVVANMPEFQKAFSCKKGQPMVHENACRVW, from the coding sequence ATGCGTCTTTCAAAGATTTTCTGCCTATGCATTCTGTTATGTGTTTTTCCGTTGGCGGTTTTTGCCGAAAACCCGGCAGCGGAAACGTCGCCACAATTGCCCAAGCTGGATCGTTTCGATCCGCAAATGGTAGATACGTCGGTAGACCCCTGCACCGATTTTTACCAATACGCCTGCAGCAAGTGGATGAAGGCCAACCCTATCCCGCCCGACCAGGTTTCGTGGGGAACGGCCAGTCCGCTGCAACTGTGGAACGAGAATGTGTTGCGCGAAACGCTGGAGAAGACTTCCAGCAACGATCCTAAGCGCAGCCCGGTGGAGCAGAAGATCGGCGATTACTGGTACGCGTGTATGGATGAGAAGGGCATCGAAGCCACCGGCACAAAAGCCATTCAGCCGGAGCTCGAGCGCATTGCCGCCTTGAAAAGCAAGTCGCAACTGGCGGAAGCGATTGCCCACTTGCACCTGACCATTCCCGGGGCGGAGTTCCCGGACGACAATCAGACTGACGCTGCGGTTCTCGGGTTTTCCGGCCAGACGGATTATGACGATGCTACGCGCTCGGTTGCAACCTTTGACCAGGGCGGCATGGGACTGCCCAGCCGCCAGTTTTACCTGGATAAGGACGCCAAGTCGGAGGAGATCCGCAAGAAATACCTGCAGCACGTCAGCAACATGCTGGTGCTAGGAGGCGAGAAGCCCAAGCAGGCCGCTAAAGATGCGGCCACAGTACTGGAAATTGAGACCGCGATGGCCACGGCCGCCATGGATGCGGTATTGCGCCGTGATCCTAAGAACGTAAATAACAGAATGTCACTGGCGCAAGTGCAGGCGCTGGCCCCTTCTTTTGAGTGGAAGAAATATTTGACCCTGGTGGATGCGCCATCCGCGCCGCAGTACATTGTTACCTCGCCCGACTATTTCCGTGGTCTTGAAAAGCTGCTGCAACAGCGCTCGCTGGATGATTGGAAGGTGTATCTGCGCTGGCAATTGCTCCACGGCTCGGCGCGCTTTCTCAACAAGGCCTTTGTGGATGAGAACTTTGATTTTTACTCCAAGACCCTTTTCGGTGCGCAGCAGCAGCAACCGCGCTGGCGGCGTTGCGTGCGCGCGGCAGACCGCGATTTGGGCGAGGCCCTGGGGCAGGCTTATGTGGACCGCGCCTTTGGAGCAGAGAGCAAAGAGCGCGTGCTGAAGCTGGTCAACGACATCAAAGCGGCCTTGCACCAGGACCTTCTGTCGCAGGAGTGGATGTCGGCGGCCACCAAACAGCAGGCTGTAACCAAGCTGCAGGCGCAGCTCGAGAAAATTGGATATCCCAACCAGTGGCGCGACTACTCCAGCGTGCAAATTGGGCGTAACAGCTACCTGCAAAATGTTCAGCAGGCCTCGGCGTTTGAATTTCGCCGCTGGGTCAACAAAATCGGTCAACCCGTGGACCGCGCCGAGTGGGGCATGACTCCGCCTACCATCAACGCGTATGAAGACCCGCAGACCAACACTATCAACTTCCCGGCCGGCATTTTACAGCCTCCATTCTTTGACAAGGAGCAGGATGATGCGGTGAACTACGGCGCCATCGGCACCATCATCGGACACGAGAGCATCCACGGATTCGACGACCAAGGGCGCAAGTTCGATGCGCAGGGCAATCTTCACGACTGGTGGACAGAACAGGACGCCAAAGAATACGACGCGCGGGGTAAGTGCATCGCCGATGAGTATACCCAGGAAATTCCCGAGGCGGGCGTCAAGCAAAATGGGCTTATGACCCAGGGCGAAGACACGGCCGACAACGGCGGCATCCATCTGGCTTTCATGGCACTGGAATCTGCGCTGGCGCGCGAAGGCAAAGACCTGGACGCCAAGTCGAGCGATGGTTGGACGCCCCGGCAACGTTTCTTTCTTGCCGACGCCAATTCCTGGTGTGCCAATGAACGTCCTGAACTGATGCGGACCCAGGTACTGACCAATCCCCACTCCATCGCCAAATACCGCATCAACAACGTGGTGGCCAACATGCCGGAATTCCAAAAGGCGTTTAGCTGCAAGAAAGGCCAGCCTATGGTGCATGAGAATGCCTGCCGGGTGTGGTAA
- a CDS encoding 3-hydroxyacyl-CoA dehydrogenase family protein, translated as MEIKKVGVLGCGLMGSGIAQVSATAGLETIVLEAEQSFIDKGFARIEKSLAKLAEKGTIKETPARVRTRLQGTTRKEDLAGCDLIIEAIVENLEEKRKIFAALDGIVKSDAIFASNTSSISITALMTSTKRPQRFVGLHFFNPVPLMQLVEVVRTIATADDVYESAVAFGEKVGKVPVRTSDKPGFIVNRLLVPYLLDAIRAYEEGVGSIPDIDNAMKLGCGHPMGPFTLLDFVGLDTTYYITHVMYEEFKERRFAAPPLLKRLVLAGWHGQKTGKGFYDYADPKNPVPGKFL; from the coding sequence ATGGAAATAAAAAAAGTTGGTGTGCTGGGCTGCGGTTTGATGGGCTCCGGCATTGCCCAAGTTAGCGCAACGGCCGGGTTGGAGACGATTGTCCTCGAAGCTGAGCAGTCCTTCATTGACAAAGGCTTTGCGCGCATTGAGAAGTCCCTGGCCAAGCTGGCGGAAAAGGGAACAATCAAAGAAACGCCGGCAAGAGTCCGCACTCGCCTGCAGGGGACTACACGCAAAGAAGATTTGGCCGGCTGCGACCTCATCATCGAGGCCATCGTTGAGAACCTGGAAGAGAAGCGTAAGATATTTGCTGCTCTTGACGGCATTGTAAAATCCGACGCCATCTTCGCCTCTAATACCTCATCAATCTCCATTACCGCGCTGATGACCAGCACCAAGCGCCCGCAACGCTTTGTCGGACTGCACTTTTTCAATCCGGTGCCGCTGATGCAGTTGGTGGAAGTTGTCCGGACCATCGCCACGGCGGATGATGTCTACGAGAGCGCTGTGGCCTTTGGGGAAAAAGTCGGCAAGGTGCCGGTGCGGACTTCCGATAAGCCCGGCTTTATCGTTAACCGCCTGCTGGTGCCCTATCTGCTGGATGCTATCCGCGCTTATGAAGAAGGCGTGGGCTCGATCCCCGATATTGATAACGCCATGAAGCTGGGCTGCGGGCATCCTATGGGGCCGTTCACTCTGCTGGATTTCGTAGGCCTCGATACCACCTACTACATCACCCATGTAATGTATGAAGAATTCAAAGAGCGCCGCTTCGCCGCGCCTCCGCTGCTCAAGCGCCTGGTCCTTGCCGGCTGGCATGGACAAAAAACCGGTAAAGGGTTCTATGATTATGCGGACCCGAAGAACCCAGTGCCGGGGAAGTTTCTTTAA
- a CDS encoding enoyl-CoA hydratase-related protein → MTELQNLKFEKKDQIAYVTINRPDKLNALNQAVMGELRDVFTQIKDDPEVRVAILTGAGEKAFVAGADINELNKNNSVEAKAYTHKGQAVLDLIENLGKPVIACLNGYTLGGGCELALACSFRLASENAKLGQPEVKLGITPGYGGSQRLPRLVGKGLALQILLTGEQITAQEAHRIGLVNEVVPLTDLVPRAEAIAKKIIANAPLAVQYTLEAVNKGMEMPLAEGLFLEATLFSVACASEDKKEGTSAFLEKRAAVFKGK, encoded by the coding sequence ATGACTGAATTACAAAACCTGAAATTTGAGAAAAAAGATCAGATTGCCTACGTCACCATCAACCGTCCTGACAAGCTCAATGCCCTGAACCAGGCTGTGATGGGTGAGTTGCGCGACGTGTTCACCCAAATCAAAGACGACCCCGAGGTGCGGGTCGCCATCTTGACCGGCGCGGGCGAGAAAGCTTTTGTCGCCGGCGCCGACATTAACGAGCTGAACAAAAACAATTCAGTGGAAGCCAAGGCTTATACCCACAAAGGGCAGGCGGTGCTTGACCTGATTGAAAACCTGGGCAAGCCGGTGATTGCCTGCCTGAACGGCTATACCCTCGGCGGCGGATGCGAACTCGCCTTGGCCTGCAGCTTTCGCCTGGCCAGCGAGAATGCCAAACTAGGCCAGCCCGAGGTCAAACTGGGCATCACTCCCGGATACGGCGGCAGCCAGCGCCTGCCCCGGCTCGTAGGCAAAGGACTGGCGCTGCAGATCCTGCTCACCGGCGAGCAAATTACCGCGCAAGAGGCGCACCGCATCGGACTGGTCAATGAAGTCGTGCCGCTCACCGATCTGGTTCCTCGCGCTGAGGCCATTGCCAAGAAAATCATTGCCAACGCTCCCCTGGCGGTGCAGTACACACTGGAGGCAGTGAACAAAGGCATGGAGATGCCGCTGGCTGAAGGATTATTCCTGGAAGCCACTTTATTCAGTGTGGCTTGTGCTAGCGAAGATAAAAAGGAAGGAACATCGGCGTTTCTGGAAAAGCGGGCAGCGGTCTTTAAAGGGAAATAA
- a CDS encoding HEAT repeat domain-containing protein has translation MKIKVIIAVFFLFVGLASARDQISDIEFYGYKGIDIEALRKALPVHEGDKYSAETDQQIRRAVKRATGHEPTYVGAVCCDEQGDNVLFIGLAGGSSKSFVYNPEPKGMLQLSTKIMALDRQLQAAVEAAVRKGGDGAQEDDSNGYALFKDPAAHTMQLAMRDYALQHQDELLRVLKSSSDSEQRAIAANALGYAQQSPEQIAALVWAIRDSDETVRNNAARALAVLASSSAEVVKQIPVEPLIAMIHSGVWTDRNKATMLLSAMTDARDPKLLEQLKTQALDALIEMATWRYASHAFFAKIILARIAGVPEERLIQAATGPVQAILEQLSH, from the coding sequence ATGAAGATTAAAGTCATTATCGCCGTTTTCTTTTTGTTCGTAGGACTGGCTTCGGCTCGCGACCAGATCAGCGACATCGAATTTTACGGATACAAAGGCATTGATATCGAAGCCTTACGCAAAGCGCTGCCTGTGCACGAAGGGGACAAGTATTCTGCAGAGACCGACCAGCAGATTCGGAGAGCGGTTAAACGAGCCACGGGCCACGAACCTACCTACGTTGGTGCCGTGTGCTGCGATGAGCAGGGCGATAATGTGCTCTTCATCGGGCTGGCGGGTGGGTCGAGCAAGAGTTTTGTCTATAACCCCGAACCGAAAGGCATGCTTCAGCTTTCCACAAAAATCATGGCTCTTGACCGCCAGTTGCAGGCGGCTGTGGAGGCGGCTGTGCGCAAGGGAGGTGACGGCGCCCAGGAGGACGACTCCAACGGTTACGCTCTCTTCAAAGACCCAGCCGCGCACACGATGCAACTCGCAATGCGCGACTATGCCCTGCAGCACCAGGACGAACTCTTGCGAGTATTAAAGTCGTCTTCCGATTCGGAGCAGCGCGCCATCGCTGCCAATGCTCTCGGCTATGCGCAGCAATCGCCAGAACAAATTGCTGCTCTGGTGTGGGCCATTCGCGATTCCGATGAAACTGTCCGGAATAATGCGGCCCGGGCGCTGGCGGTTTTGGCTTCCTCCAGCGCAGAGGTAGTAAAGCAGATTCCGGTCGAGCCCCTCATCGCTATGATTCATTCAGGGGTTTGGACCGACCGCAACAAAGCGACCATGTTGCTGAGCGCCATGACCGACGCAAGAGACCCCAAGCTGCTCGAGCAGTTAAAAACACAAGCCTTGGATGCGCTCATCGAGATGGCGACGTGGCGTTACGCCAGCCATGCATTCTTTGCAAAGATCATACTGGCGCGGATCGCCGGTGTTCCGGAAGAGCGCTTGATACAAGCGGCAACAGGGCCGGTGCAGGCGATCCTGGAACAATTGAGCCATTGA
- the ribH gene encoding 6,7-dimethyl-8-ribityllumazine synthase yields the protein MPTKIKIEHPAPPSLKIIEGGLDASGHSFGIVVSRFNAFITERLLASALDALRRTGAKDRDIHIVRVPGAFEIPSAARALAQTGKVDAIICLGCLLRGETSNYEHICEEVTRGVGQSAQETGVPHSWGVLTCDNLEQAIDRAGLKSGNKGFEAALAAVEMASVKKALSTPQSALSRKRAVSSQHSALSPSKSIAGKGKGRKPRTNKTRKK from the coding sequence TTGCCAACAAAGATTAAAATCGAGCACCCAGCGCCACCTTCCCTGAAAATAATCGAGGGCGGGTTGGACGCCAGCGGCCATTCGTTTGGCATTGTTGTCAGCCGGTTCAATGCGTTTATCACGGAGCGGCTTCTCGCCTCGGCCCTAGACGCCCTCCGGCGTACGGGCGCGAAGGATCGGGACATTCACATCGTCCGCGTACCTGGGGCCTTTGAGATTCCTTCGGCAGCACGAGCATTGGCGCAGACCGGCAAGGTGGATGCCATCATTTGTCTCGGCTGCCTGCTGCGGGGCGAGACCTCCAACTACGAGCACATTTGCGAAGAGGTCACGCGCGGCGTGGGCCAATCAGCACAAGAGACCGGCGTGCCGCACTCCTGGGGTGTGTTGACCTGCGACAACCTGGAACAGGCCATTGACCGCGCAGGACTCAAGAGTGGCAACAAAGGATTTGAAGCTGCTCTGGCTGCTGTGGAGATGGCGTCAGTGAAGAAAGCACTCAGCACTCCGCAGTCAGCACTCAGCCGGAAGAGAGCAGTCAGCAGTCAGCACTCAGCACTCAGTCCATCAAAGAGTATTGCTGGTAAAGGCAAAGGGCGTAAGCCGAGGACAAATAAGACACGCAAGAAGTAA
- the nusB gene encoding transcription antitermination factor NusB encodes MGTRRKSRELTLQMLFQSEMGKQAPDEVRRTFWSQRADVEEETRGFADDLFRTATERTAEIDALIQKHAEHWRLDRMAAVDRNILRAAVAELMGYPETPKPVVINEALEIARKFSSPESVHFINGVLDSAAKEIGST; translated from the coding sequence TTGGGTACCCGCCGCAAATCCCGTGAACTGACGCTGCAAATGCTCTTCCAGTCGGAGATGGGCAAGCAGGCGCCGGATGAGGTCCGCCGCACCTTCTGGTCACAGCGCGCCGATGTGGAAGAGGAAACACGTGGTTTTGCCGATGACCTGTTTCGCACCGCCACCGAGCGTACCGCCGAGATTGACGCCTTGATTCAGAAGCACGCCGAGCACTGGCGGCTGGACCGCATGGCGGCTGTGGATCGTAACATCCTGCGTGCAGCGGTGGCCGAGCTGATGGGCTATCCTGAAACCCCCAAGCCGGTGGTGATCAACGAGGCGCTGGAGATTGCCCGTAAGTTTTCCAGTCCGGAGTCGGTGCACTTCATCAATGGCGTGCTGGATAGCGCCGCCAAGGAAATCGGCAGCACGTAA
- a CDS encoding Stp1/IreP family PP2C-type Ser/Thr phosphatase, protein MSLTIEVAGKSDVGCVRKNNEDNFGYDTRYGIFVVCDGMGGQAAGEVASKMSVDVMLDFFRQNNGSLPPDAHKFEGVSERANALGNAIAKANATVYQASRKGRSEHAGMGSTIASVLLRDKFLSVGHVGDSRVYLIREDQIQQLTNDHSLVMEQVRRGLMTQQEAEKSEIQNIILRALGSEEKVEPDLQDVICQPNDVLLLASDGLTKLVNDKSILAIVQHESSLQRACEQLVETAKKQGGDDNITCLLVRLVELPWYRRIFSRKKGSQQWQNSI, encoded by the coding sequence ATGAGTTTGACGATTGAGGTGGCCGGCAAAAGCGATGTGGGCTGTGTCCGCAAGAACAATGAGGACAATTTCGGCTACGATACTCGGTATGGCATCTTCGTTGTATGTGATGGTATGGGTGGACAGGCTGCCGGTGAAGTTGCAAGTAAAATGAGCGTGGACGTGATGCTGGACTTCTTCCGCCAGAACAATGGCAGTTTGCCGCCGGATGCGCACAAGTTCGAAGGGGTAAGCGAGCGGGCCAACGCCCTGGGCAATGCCATCGCTAAAGCCAACGCTACGGTGTATCAGGCCTCACGCAAGGGGCGTAGCGAGCATGCAGGCATGGGGTCCACCATCGCCAGCGTGCTGCTGCGCGATAAATTTTTGTCGGTCGGGCATGTGGGCGACAGCCGTGTGTATCTGATCCGCGAGGACCAGATCCAGCAGTTGACCAATGACCACTCGCTGGTCATGGAGCAGGTGCGGCGCGGTCTCATGACACAACAGGAGGCTGAAAAATCGGAGATCCAGAATATTATCCTGCGGGCGCTGGGCTCGGAAGAGAAAGTCGAACCCGATTTGCAGGATGTCATCTGCCAGCCGAATGACGTTCTGCTTTTGGCCAGTGATGGGCTTACCAAACTGGTCAACGACAAGAGCATTCTGGCAATCGTGCAGCACGAGTCCTCGCTGCAGCGTGCTTGTGAGCAACTGGTGGAAACCGCCAAAAAACAGGGCGGCGATGACAACATTACGTGCCTGCTCGTCCGGCTGGTTGAGCTGCCGTGGTACAGGAGAATTTTTTCACGCAAGAAGGGGAGTCAACAATGGCAAAACTCTATCTGA
- a CDS encoding FHA domain-containing protein, producing the protein MAKLYLKFETNVLKEVAVGQKGIVTIGRLPDNMLQIDNLAVSGHHCKVYWDSDHYVIEDNSSLNGTYVNNQRVNKQSLKDNDSILIGKHIVIFRDEWHEEAPAGKAKAAMPALPKMEATVVLDTKKAKEMLAQARAQQAATPPETPAPAPTEGAEAAPPPKPAPVAAAPSTPTGTLTVLEGKTDEPRYLLNSKLTVIGGSKMATIKLKGSLFKSPPDVAAMISKGETSYFIASQDKKTPVKINGTEVAHRQELNEGDVIEVAGVKMSFAMQG; encoded by the coding sequence ATGGCAAAACTCTATCTGAAGTTCGAAACCAACGTGCTCAAAGAAGTTGCGGTGGGGCAAAAGGGAATCGTGACCATCGGCCGTTTGCCCGACAACATGCTTCAGATTGATAACCTCGCTGTCTCCGGCCATCACTGCAAGGTGTACTGGGACTCCGACCACTACGTTATCGAAGACAACAGTAGCCTGAATGGCACCTACGTCAACAATCAGCGGGTCAACAAACAGTCACTGAAGGACAACGATTCCATCCTGATTGGCAAGCACATTGTGATCTTCCGCGACGAGTGGCACGAAGAGGCCCCCGCCGGCAAGGCGAAGGCAGCTATGCCCGCGTTACCCAAGATGGAAGCCACCGTGGTTCTGGATACAAAAAAAGCAAAAGAAATGCTTGCGCAGGCCCGTGCACAACAAGCCGCCACTCCGCCGGAGACCCCTGCTCCTGCTCCCACTGAAGGCGCGGAAGCCGCTCCGCCGCCCAAGCCGGCACCAGTAGCGGCAGCACCTTCGACTCCCACCGGGACATTGACCGTGCTGGAAGGCAAGACCGATGAGCCGCGTTACCTGCTGAACAGCAAACTGACGGTAATTGGTGGTTCAAAAATGGCCACGATCAAGCTCAAAGGCTCGCTGTTTAAATCGCCGCCTGACGTGGCTGCCATGATCAGCAAGGGCGAGACGTCATACTTCATTGCGTCTCAGGACAAGAAGACCCCGGTCAAGATCAACGGAACCGAGGTCGCCCATCGCCAGGAGTTGAATGAGGGTGACGTGATCGAAGTCGCGGGTGTCAAGATGAGTTTCGCCATGCAGGGCTAA
- a CDS encoding DUF6531 domain-containing protein: MQCPTCGTEVQIQQGFCPRCVTFIGMPGEVPPQGKKPRLWPLLFGLLLFVLLATVIPAWLLWKYGLFRQRPQVLSGPVGLKQSHVPAELSELHGEGEIYFVPLGKQVVAPESLIQHYKSKFNLTIHLLAPLGLERRTFNPDRKQYDADEMVEQIKRAYPDLAKDPKAVIIGLTDQDIYISDFNWKFTYSYRTFGPLEEARFGLVSTRRMDDVFWGDPPHPERIELRDRQMITKYIAVLYFRLPLSSDPESLLYQPFTPDGRPDDLWESDVHPEDSVFGLHTTDFCLGFSYSPREGKMMDYGPEGECNLLTQARTDVEMLRIYPKNGDITFYKTDFEIPGQPPIIFQRISLQGYKVSGAFGLGGSHIYDRYLSTNNTAVMHDVELVYPDGDRRHFVRTSPGRGSMLGMTFRGEDGEYEDSKLTKESEEKLTIKLIDGRSYSYLACAGKSQCHNYESGYKDAEGNELKYTRGAGQFLTAIASKNGSLTLKYDPKLRITEIQDQNKHHVLYQYDDAGYLSKVTSDDGTVTTYEHGEGGHTLNISVASIHHSKTMIFTAEFDGEDRIVKATIPDEGIYTFQYETSGKQMISVLMTSPDRKKVRISYNEDSCVARSEK, translated from the coding sequence ATGCAATGTCCTACTTGCGGCACTGAGGTTCAAATCCAGCAGGGTTTTTGCCCACGCTGCGTCACCTTCATTGGGATGCCGGGAGAAGTGCCACCACAGGGCAAGAAGCCAAGACTCTGGCCCCTGCTTTTCGGCCTGCTGCTGTTCGTACTCCTGGCTACCGTCATTCCGGCGTGGCTTCTTTGGAAATACGGTCTCTTTCGCCAGCGGCCGCAAGTATTGAGTGGACCGGTGGGGTTGAAGCAATCCCATGTGCCGGCGGAACTCAGCGAGCTTCACGGCGAGGGAGAGATTTATTTCGTGCCGCTGGGGAAGCAGGTGGTCGCACCTGAATCTTTGATACAGCACTACAAGAGCAAATTCAATCTCACAATTCATTTGCTCGCTCCCTTAGGTCTGGAGAGAAGAACATTTAACCCAGACCGCAAGCAGTACGATGCAGATGAAATGGTCGAACAGATCAAGCGTGCTTACCCGGATTTGGCCAAGGACCCCAAGGCCGTGATCATCGGCCTGACAGACCAAGACATCTATATTTCCGATTTTAATTGGAAGTTTACGTACAGCTATCGCACATTTGGACCCCTTGAAGAAGCGCGCTTTGGGCTAGTTTCGACTCGCCGCATGGATGACGTTTTTTGGGGCGATCCTCCGCACCCGGAACGGATAGAGCTTCGTGACCGGCAGATGATTACCAAGTACATTGCTGTCTTGTATTTCAGGCTGCCCTTGAGCAGCGATCCGGAAAGCCTGCTTTATCAACCGTTCACCCCCGATGGAAGGCCTGACGATCTTTGGGAATCGGATGTGCATCCTGAAGACTCGGTTTTTGGTTTGCACACGACTGACTTCTGCCTGGGCTTTAGCTATTCTCCTCGTGAAGGGAAGATGATGGACTACGGCCCCGAAGGCGAGTGCAATCTTCTCACCCAGGCTAGGACCGATGTAGAGATGTTGCGAATCTATCCCAAGAATGGGGACATCACTTTTTACAAAACGGATTTCGAGATTCCCGGCCAGCCGCCTATTATCTTTCAACGCATTTCTCTTCAGGGATACAAAGTGAGTGGCGCGTTCGGATTGGGGGGAAGCCACATCTATGACAGATACTTGAGCACGAACAATACCGCGGTCATGCATGATGTCGAACTCGTGTACCCCGATGGTGATCGCCGGCATTTCGTGCGCACGAGCCCCGGTCGTGGATCGATGCTGGGCATGACCTTCAGGGGCGAAGATGGCGAATATGAAGATTCGAAACTGACCAAGGAAAGCGAAGAAAAGCTCACTATCAAGCTTATAGATGGACGATCATATTCTTACCTTGCGTGTGCCGGTAAATCTCAGTGTCATAACTACGAGAGTGGGTATAAAGATGCAGAAGGAAACGAATTGAAGTACACACGTGGCGCCGGTCAATTTCTTACGGCCATCGCGAGCAAAAATGGTTCCTTGACCTTGAAGTATGACCCGAAGTTGCGGATCACTGAAATTCAAGATCAAAATAAACACCATGTGCTCTACCAATACGACGATGCCGGATATTTGTCCAAAGTTACCTCTGACGATGGAACAGTAACTACCTATGAGCACGGTGAGGGTGGACACACTCTTAACATTTCGGTCGCCAGCATACACCATTCCAAAACCATGATCTTTACTGCAGAATTCGATGGGGAAGACAGAATTGTAAAAGCAACCATACCCGACGAGGGTATTTATACCTTTCAATATGAGACCTCAGGCAAGCAGATGATATCAGTTCTCATGACATCGCCCGATCGGAAAAAAGTTCGCATCTCATATAACGAAGACTCTTGCGTAGCACGCTCGGAGAAGTGA
- a CDS encoding 3-hydroxybutyryl-CoA dehydrogenase: MDIKTVGILGAGTMGNGIAHVFAKAGFNVVLCDVQQQFLDRALETIAKNLEREVAKNKISAQESAAALQRIQAVTERSMLKRCDLVVEAATEKFEVKAGLFREMDSLCRPEVILASNTSSISITKLGAQTQRPDRVIGMHFFNPVPVMKLVEVIRGLATSNETFTAIKALTEKLEKTPIEVNDAPGFVSNRVLMPLINEAIYTVMEGVATPEAVDEVFKLGMNHPMGPLTLADFIGLDVCLDIMRVLHNGMGDPKYRPCPLLIKMVDAGWLGRKSGRGFYQY; the protein is encoded by the coding sequence GTGGACATCAAAACCGTAGGCATTCTAGGTGCAGGCACAATGGGCAACGGCATTGCTCATGTCTTCGCCAAAGCCGGCTTCAACGTAGTTTTGTGCGATGTGCAACAGCAATTCCTCGACCGCGCCCTCGAAACCATTGCCAAAAACCTGGAGCGCGAGGTAGCGAAAAATAAGATCAGCGCCCAAGAGAGCGCCGCCGCACTGCAACGGATCCAAGCCGTCACCGAACGCTCCATGCTGAAAAGATGTGATCTCGTTGTGGAAGCGGCAACGGAAAAATTTGAAGTCAAAGCAGGCTTGTTCCGCGAGATGGATTCTCTCTGCCGGCCAGAGGTGATTCTTGCCTCCAATACCTCTTCCATCTCAATAACAAAACTCGGGGCACAAACCCAGCGTCCCGACAGGGTGATTGGGATGCACTTCTTCAATCCCGTGCCGGTGATGAAGCTAGTGGAGGTGATTCGCGGGCTGGCCACATCCAACGAAACCTTCACCGCGATCAAGGCGCTGACCGAAAAGCTGGAAAAGACCCCAATCGAGGTCAATGACGCGCCGGGATTCGTCTCCAATCGCGTGCTTATGCCGCTGATCAATGAGGCCATCTACACAGTCATGGAAGGCGTGGCCACTCCCGAGGCCGTAGATGAAGTTTTCAAGTTGGGCATGAATCATCCTATGGGTCCGCTTACGCTGGCGGATTTTATCGGTCTCGATGTTTGCCTGGACATCATGCGCGTGCTGCACAACGGGATGGGCGATCCTAAATATCGTCCCTGCCCGCTCCTGATCAAAATGGTGGATGCAGGCTGGCTGGGGCGAAAAAGCGGACGAGGATTCTATCAGTACTGA